The following are encoded together in the Lagopus muta isolate bLagMut1 chromosome Z, bLagMut1 primary, whole genome shotgun sequence genome:
- the LOC125686742 gene encoding killer cell lectin-like receptor subfamily G member 1 isoform X1 produces the protein MEGDVMYAELRLPPAPAPVQTARMSWHWTAVGLGALSLLLLLAQIILVGLSFHYLARQASCCHGPQCMENLNSGLQALQGSCQFCPVGWLWHAGHCYYFSSAKRSWEQSKEDCCSRGAQLAIIQANSTLAFLTHVSHMDVFHVGLKWSLSGFEWKWLDGTVLKRLFRIQRSTSSFLACGRVSGSGLSGGDCREAHGWVCEKSAVNLQWLQSSPPAFLWGNTTYTCAGP, from the exons ATGGAAGGGGATGTCATGTATGCTGAGCTGCGCCTGCCCCCTGCACCAG CCCCTGTGCAGACGGCGCGGATGTCCTGGCACTGGACAGCCGTCGGCCTTGGagccctgtccctgctgctcctACTGGCACAGATCATCCTCGTTGGATTGAGCTTCCACT ATTTAGCCCGACAGGCGAGCTGCTGCCATGGTCCCCAGTGCATGGAGAACCTCAACTCTGGGCTACAGGCTTTGCAAG GGAGCTGCCAGTTCTGCCCAGTTGGCTGGCTGTGGCATGCAGGGCACTGCTATTACTTCTCCTCGGCCaaaaggagctgggagcagagcaagGAGGACTGCTGCTCTAGGGGAGCACAGCTGGCCATCATCCAAGCCAACAGCACACTG GCTTTCCTGACACACGTGTCCCATATGGATGTCTTCCATGTGGGCCTGAAGTGGAGCCTTTCTGGGTTTGAATGGAAATGGCTGGATGGCACTGTGCTGAAGAG GCTCTTCCGAATCCAACGCTCCACCAGCTCCTTCCTGGCCTGTGGCAGAGTGTCGGGATCAGGGCTGTCTGGTGGTGACTGTAGGGAAGCCCATGGCTGGGTATGCGAGAAAAGTGCAGTCAacctgcagtggctgcagtcCTCACCACCTGCTTTCCTCTGGGGAAACACCACCTATACTTGTGCAGGGCCCTGA
- the LOC125686742 gene encoding killer cell lectin-like receptor subfamily G member 1 isoform X2 has translation MEGDVMYAELRLPPAPDLARQASCCHGPQCMENLNSGLQALQGSCQFCPVGWLWHAGHCYYFSSAKRSWEQSKEDCCSRGAQLAIIQANSTLAFLTHVSHMDVFHVGLKWSLSGFEWKWLDGTVLKRLFRIQRSTSSFLACGRVSGSGLSGGDCREAHGWVCEKSAVNLQWLQSSPPAFLWGNTTYTCAGP, from the exons ATGGAAGGGGATGTCATGTATGCTGAGCTGCGCCTGCCCCCTGCACCAG ATTTAGCCCGACAGGCGAGCTGCTGCCATGGTCCCCAGTGCATGGAGAACCTCAACTCTGGGCTACAGGCTTTGCAAG GGAGCTGCCAGTTCTGCCCAGTTGGCTGGCTGTGGCATGCAGGGCACTGCTATTACTTCTCCTCGGCCaaaaggagctgggagcagagcaagGAGGACTGCTGCTCTAGGGGAGCACAGCTGGCCATCATCCAAGCCAACAGCACACTG GCTTTCCTGACACACGTGTCCCATATGGATGTCTTCCATGTGGGCCTGAAGTGGAGCCTTTCTGGGTTTGAATGGAAATGGCTGGATGGCACTGTGCTGAAGAG GCTCTTCCGAATCCAACGCTCCACCAGCTCCTTCCTGGCCTGTGGCAGAGTGTCGGGATCAGGGCTGTCTGGTGGTGACTGTAGGGAAGCCCATGGCTGGGTATGCGAGAAAAGTGCAGTCAacctgcagtggctgcagtcCTCACCACCTGCTTTCCTCTGGGGAAACACCACCTATACTTGTGCAGGGCCCTGA